From Quercus lobata isolate SW786 chromosome 11, ValleyOak3.0 Primary Assembly, whole genome shotgun sequence:
GAAAATTAAGATgtcaccttttcttttcttctcttttcttttttttctctctaattcaTTCTTTCCTGTTCCTCAACCTCTAGGATGATATCATTAACAGTAACTCAGTGATACATAAGTATGGGGGCAGGTGAATTGCAAAAAGTGGTTGGTGGACCCTACCCCACCAACTATAAACCAACAAACAGGCACCAGCTTTGTTGAGACTTGAGAAGGCCccccaaaactttttctcaagcagaattgaataaaaaatttcactacTACTCAGATTCACTGTCCAAGCTCTCCATTCCTTTCAAACCCCTTCGCTTTTGCTGCATATGCCATCCACAAgaagcaaaaaacacaaaattgtcTTAGTCTctgctacaattttttttttttttaatttataataatataaagacATTTAATCCAAGCCactttttcaataatataagAACAAAATCATATTAAGATTATGCCTTAAAAACAGCACCACAATTCTTAAACGCTAGCTAACTGTACCACCACTTTGCCCATATTGCTTCTCTTCAATAAagagttgggttttttttttttagttaataaatTATGAAAGGTTGATTTACAAAagcattttgaaatgaaataaataaataaataaaagtaaatggAATTTCCATCAAGGAAAGTGGATggaaagaaacacaaaaagtCAAGCACGTGATTGTCAAGAatgagatattttattttttatttttataaactcaaAGTAAATGATTGTGCAGAATAGGTCAATGAAAATCAATCAGCCCAAATTGTAATTAGAATTATTAGTTTATGATCGGAGGGAGGAATGGTATCTAATACCCCCTCATTGTAAGGACTTCAATGCCTAAATGAGAATCCAAGAACAATTGTAACTAAATTACCCCTCAAGGTCTATGCATCTAAAGTTTAAAGCAGTAATTGCATAGTAACTAAAATACCcctcaatttgaaaattttaaacaaattttttataaatataatttgtaaaaagaACTTTTGGTAAATAACTATGGGCCAAACAAAAGCAAAGGAGGAATACAACCAAGAAAGGGCATCTATACCTTCTTCACATTTTTCTTCTCCCTAACCTCATATCGATTCCTTGTCAAGTCAGATAGCCACATCCCTGGAAAACAATACTGCCAAAAAGCACAGTAACccacaaattatttttcttatctaaCCAATAAacaagattatatatatatatatatatatataatatatggacaaaataaattttggaatggtaagcaacaaacaaaagatagccactcaaaataaaaacagattagattagattattattattattattgtttgtttgtttgtatgttTCTATGTATACCTGTAGAGCTTTATCAATGTTCTTGgctcttttcttgggtctttGAGGGAGCTTTGTGCCTTTCATTGCAAGGAaatcatcttctttttccttccttGAGAGAGCAACGTAAATTCTAGGCCACTCAATCACTTCAGCATTCAACTTTTCTCCTGCTCCTCCAGCCAGTGGAGCAGCAGTGTTAGTGGCCCCAGCAGCTTCCTGTTCTGGTTGTGATGCTTGATGAGGAGAAGCAGAATCAACATGGTTCATTCGATCAGTGGCTAGTAAAGAGGACCCATTTGGCTTATTATCATCTTTTGCCGAAGACATCTTTCTATCAAGTTTTTCAGGAGGAGGAGATCGTTTCCCAGCTACCATAGATCTAGAGATGACCCTGCTGCTACTGCTAGTACCGTTTCTTGATGGTGATCCATTTCCACCACAACCAGATCTCTCATCTAAGTTCCTGAGCATGGCCAAAAAATGATGATGAAGTCTAAAACTTTTTGGCTTGGACTTGGAGAGTAGATCAAGTTGTGGAACTTTATAAGACCAGATAAATGGAAAGGAAGACAACAGAAAAGACAGAAGTGCATATAATCATGCTAAACTAAAGACTAAAGACTACTCCATATCATGgtaattgccaaaaaaaaaaaaaagttcagataaatttttttataaacagtACAAATTCCAATAGAGAAAAAGCAAGGAAAACGATTTTCAAAGAGATGGTGTCCTTTCAAGTTTAAAGATGAGGACTGGGAGGACCCTGATGGGGCTCAAAGCAATGATCTGTCTTAATAATCACAAGAGGCAGGTAGAACATAAAAGGGGATTAATGGGTGATACCCTAAAACCCCATTAACATTtagtcaagaaaaaaaatattggaaagCAAAGAAAAACTACAGGGGAAGGGGGAGGACTAAGGATTGGACTTCTTGGA
This genomic window contains:
- the LOC115968712 gene encoding putative protein TPRXL isoform X2, translating into MMRYQRVSPDCLPLSNGKKTNINGRILQTNNGTSTKAAIVSSSTTSCSTLDGKGFRFRSPSRTQDHPSHHIEASTATPTSPQSENNHDSPPPPKNQQTPSPSASPSNCGGTGACGGDMLLQWGQRKKARVSRAEIRALTDDSSSSSSAAIKAQRKSSSTSMPPPPPPLPSASASNASRPRREASAFLSNRNLDERSGCGGNGSPSRNGTSSSSRVISRSMVAGKRSPPPEKLDRKMSSAKDDNKPNGSSLLATDRMNHVDSASPHQASQPEQEAAGATNTAAPLAGGAGEKLNAEVIEWPRIYVALSRKEKEDDFLAMKGTKLPQRPKKRAKNIDKALQYCFPGMWLSDLTRNRYEVREKKNVKKQKRRGLKGMESLDSESE